From the Mya arenaria isolate MELC-2E11 chromosome 17, ASM2691426v1 genome, the window GACCTGTATGTAAAAGtcgccaaaaaaataaatttataaaagcgactgtaggaaaacaaatatcatttccaatgactgaaacttaaaactaaaaatggacaaaatttcATGGCCCTGCATGGAAGTTCATTTTTCCACCTTGGTGAGACACTTAGGTGgacaaataccgtgttttagccGCTAgggaaaaatgatattttcataatgtACTATTcacttacatacatgtattaccaCAAACCATCCCAGATTATTtatatgacatttatttaaCCCATCATCATGATTACATAAAGCACACAGAACAAAACTAACCTTTGCAATTGGATTTATTTCTTCATCCTCTTTCGACAGCAATTCCACAACATCACACATGACTCAGGCTGTACTCAACTCCTGAAAATAAAAGCCAACAAATTAAAGACATGCcacaatttcataaaaatagtaATTGAGTTCCACTTTTTTAAAGACTAGCCCATCAAAAGAGCCTTTGGCACAGAcatatttcaacctttgacctctaagcatgaccttgacctttgaggtacagaccttgATCTTGTGTGCGCCAATCTCATCACTGTGAAACTTCCgatatcaaacatgtttatGCTTTACTTATTGCTgctatttaaagggactgtacaccagattggcaccaaaaaaaattctgtaatgaatctcaggacaattatttcatattaaaatgtttaactttttgatatcataattgtaaaaaaaaaacgtaaaaaaaaaaattgagttgGAGACctggttcgaaccggtgtcgccaaagttgcagtccagtgttgtatccactgtgctactgatttttggtatttttttagctaaatcggtagagcgttggactgtgaattggacaacccaggttcgattcccggacGAAcaaggtcacttctgttgtgattggttatgaaatcctttctatgACCATttgcactgtaccactgccccctgcatgtacagaagttgtcagttccttgcagaggtgaaggcacctactACTGGTTAACcgctagtctaaaataatagacgtctaaacgggaatgtgcaaaaaatattttaaaaatattgatattgttttaaatgaagtattttatggttgaaattgatcataaagagttatattcatatttatccatgtaaatgaaatgttattttgcactaaacaagcatttaatgcattaaaacaagttgtttacctttccaataaaacgaaagttgactgacacagaaaacaattatgcgaaggggaacaactcgatacaatcgtaataactcggcctcctccgacaaagctttgAGATAGACCTCGTCACACAATCGTagcaactcggccatggccgaaatgttccgagcgatttaaaactgtgccctgaagccttgcaggtgcccgtcatgtatatatcgttatgttttgacagaatgaaatgaagaaaagccgtcaaactcataattataagttggatatttatttttttgtgtacggaactaatataaaataacattatctggtaatatttcttgtttttatgatattttatagacgctatatgctttaacccggaatcctgatcggaacaactacccacttttgatactaaacaatttgtacgtgaaggatttgccatatcaaaaatctaaaaaaatccgtcaacgtacaattatttggactagtgttTGACCTGCTTTTCAGAAAATGGATACTGTAATTAGTATCCTAGCCCttataatagcaatttactggagctGTCATAATcgtttgaaagttttaaataaaaaaataacttaagcGTAGATTCTTAACAAGTGTCCGCAGATTTTGCGGAGTTTACCCCTCCAAGGAACTCTGCGTTTGTAATTATTCGATCAACTGATCAACCTCTGAGGGCCTTAAATTCGAACTCTGAGGATAAATTCATTGTGTGGCCGCCATAGCTAAAATCCGTGGAAGGAAACAGAAAAAGGGTCTAACTcattgagtgtactgtatgttACTTTTGTAAAGTCTAAAGACCATGGTGACTGAATTTAAAAACTGGACTGCATTTGACTGGAGTTAACCGCCTGATAGTGTGCCCAGGATcagtgtgcggtggttgaactgtgtGGGACACTTAGATGTGCTCGCGCCGGGACAcagagtataaactactaacaccaccactgcaagtttaatatatatgcaagtCGAATTGAAATTTGGGGTTTCTGTATCGAATCGGCGAGTTACAATCCCGTTTTTCGATGCACCTCTATGTTCCATTGCCACAAATGACATCCCAGTTTTTTTTAGTTGCAAgttcaatgaaaatgtaacataaGACACAcaagtttcaaaataatacaagTTATAACCTAGgtccatgtttttttaatatccGAAATGTGTCCGAATATTTCATCTTTTTACTTTGTAATACTTGTAAATGACTTTAAAAGCTACTAGAAAAAAAGATTGTTGTCAAATTGTTCTTTGTAGAAAAAGTCTTGTTATAACTAATGTATCGAATTAAAgcgttaaatatttatttttacgaaATGAAAACTAGAAAAATTCAAAACACGTACCGAAGAGGAGCAGTCAATCGTTTTAAGAATACTCAAGAAATGTTGTCTGCTACTTCAATGTGAGACGATGTCCAacgaaaatacaattttatgatatttgatataCGTAAGCTTTAATAGATAAAGAACCCTcattttctaaataattaaggtatattttttcataattatatactgtcaTAGTTTACACATTTTTTGAATTAACAAAAGTTGTAAACAATATGAAGTGGTAGAATTCGGACAGTATTTTTCGGAAAGGCATGAGACATGCTGGTTATGAATTATTGCTGGTTATGAATTATGACatgttaaatgttaagtttgtCGATTTTTGTTCGTGTTATATTGAtgtgttatataaaataaatatttattacatttaagaCATATTCATACATAATATATGAAACGGGTGCAGGACTAAGtggctaccagacaaatcggccccttaccaaatcggcccctagctcaaacggttaccttttcggccccttaccaaatcgtccccatccggtagacgtttcggcccctgattaccgagacgtttcggcccttatttttattttattttttatatctaaatacattgtttaagtaaaaaacatgtaatttcattttattttttttaatagacaaagctatatacatgcatacaaaggtatagataaaaatagatttaaagaaaatatctgtacacttgaaaacatgtttttattttatttctaaatataagtaaaaaacatgtatttttattttaagagacaaagctatatacatgcatacaaagatatagataaaaatagatttaaagaaaatatctgtacacttgaaaacatgtttttattttatttctaaatataagtaaaaaacatgtatttttattttaagagacaaagctatatacatgcatacaaagatatagatataaatagatttaaagaaaatatctgtacacttgaaaacatgtaaagatttattcacgagatatttttataagacgaaatagagttgaagaagaaatgtttaaacttcattttttttttaaaaaatctttaaatattatacataactatgttgctaataatatgtataatgacatgtccattgtctaacatcagtcttgaccaaacacctatcgcccgccgtagatggcaccaacatttttcaggaaCTCCTCGCAGGTGACCTTATGCGAATCGTATGAGTCCCACTCATCCATGATTCTGGCGTTGATGTCCCTGTAACGCTCTCGATATAagttataaattttatgaaattcagttatttatattcaaatcaggtatatataaggatgaaaaaaaactattattaatcttatattgaatacgtatgcaaaaccatactggcTTAAACGGTGATTTTAGACAGACGGTCTTATggcgaattgtcacattccacaGAGGTATCAGGCGTTGAAATTGTgacactttgtgtttacaagcttataaatacgtctacaaggtttgttccgactttcccaaccgctaattctcacacttaaagattaatatcaattatctcttcgcacctcaaacagaatattatttcacttttttattacgtatatattgttttactcttgttaaaatgcatttgaactaTCAAGTTGTATCTTGTTTGCAattcatatctataaaacaaacattatttcctaattatgtttagataaaacactaattgtcaaaaataataattaataattattctggagcaataccacataaataacaaattaatggttgaaatgtaaaggcatttttaaaaaacgcaacacgtttaaaacaaatggtacccacttttagaaacgatttaatatatatacttacgttgtttatattactcaaatcttcttCAATCAACtctaaataacattaacaaattagacaattattcattcacacgtctttgaatgtctttttcacacccacaacactaacagtttgccttgcaaaaaagaacgcatggttcaaagacaaattttctttgaagtctttaatgatcaattaataattaacagttataacaaataaaatttcttagattttctaacattttatattaaaaatcagggttaatagttatttagattttaatcatatttttatatcagtcatatcaatgtttttcatgcatatctgtctatttttaaatttaaagattttatttacaacttatttacagatctcattgacatttataagacgacctacaatgtttttctttatactcaagataaaaaataaaatgaaattaaggggccgaaatgtctctatTGAAAATCACTAAGGTGCCGAAATgtctcgagtcattttaattaaggggacgaaatggcagggccgaaacgtcttaggggacgatttggtagtaggccgatttggttaggggccgatttgtcttgctCCCGACTAAGTGAACCAGGTTCTAAGTGAAACACTTCCCAAGTGTACCATTTGAGGACCAAGTGAACCACACATACATTATAGTAGTGGCTATTGTGTTAAAGCTCAATGCATGAAAGGTGATAATAACTAGTAATTATCACcgtttcaatgcaatacttcacccatcaagtcctgtcaagtaatatttatttataaagtcgGGTTTACAACATACAGAACACAAGCTCTGAAGAGCTTTTAAAGCTGACTTGTACTTATATTACATGATAACAGACATagcacatatttaaaatatatatgtaatattatgtaacacataaataatatttgaaagaaCTCCGGcaataagcattttatataTGCTAAGATGAATACAAAACAGACATACACCCTTATGagtacaaacattaaaattaaaattcagacttatttgttttattcatatgaaacattaatgacttttcttttaaaactgaACATTCGCAAAAGCATAtattatgatacatgtatgatagtaaattacaattaaaatggAACCACACATTTAcgattaatacatatatatttatcaggATAGCCAAGGAAGTTTAACATAGTAATATCTATGGatccttaaaatatataaagaaataaaaacatttaagaaaaaataattatcacagatacagaacataaaatgatttaagtttttaataaaatataaatccgACCATTCTTGGTTTTCTGTGGACAGAGGAATTCTTTGACtcaatttttaaacacaaatacatatttctgGAATTTCATATACAAAGTGGCATTTTGTTTGTTCAGTCTAGAACAGcttgataataaaaataccAATTATGGTAATGAAAGTAGAACCCGTAAAACTATTGACAACTTGgcagaaatgttcattattgtGGCTCCAGATAACGTTACATGTGCTTTGATGTTAATTTTTGTTATGAAGTTGGCAGTAAAAAAGACCAGAATTCTAATATGGTACACTATATTAATGTTATGGTAAACATGTATTATGCATCTTACTTActactaaaattgttttcaatctTAGGGTGCAACCAGGAAGCAATCATAAAACAGCAAGAAAATGGAAGTATGCCCTGAGTATGTTGTTCTTCAATCTGCTTTTCAACTGGCACATGAAAAGGTTTGTCTGGTTTGTTCTAAGATATGAACATTCAAAGCAGCATTGCAGAATCCTTTgatatgataattatttcaaaggTTATTTGTCTATTTCACTCTATAAAAATCTATAGAATCCAGTAAATTATTTACTAATATTTAGctaattttgcttttaaataaaacctgttgtcttattgatatatttgcttatttcaatGGTAGTTTTGTGGTATTGTATTTTAAGTCCTAACGTATATCGaagctccagataaggttttatGTTAAAGGTACACCCAAATATTTTAGCAAGAAAGTGTGTTAAGCCAATGTTTTTATCAGagagtatttatttaaatgcaaagaTTATTACACAAGTAAAACTGTTCACCAGCGAGTTACCAaaagaaatgaagtattttttttgttatccCTTATAAATAAGGAGAGAGCTAAATTGattgcaaaacaaatgaaaatatgctAAGCAATGACCTCTGCTAAAAATTGGTAGGACATTTGGACTGAATGCAATGCATTTTGATATGCAAATGTTCAaaattcattgtgttttttgttgttttaaatgcatattgacGAATTTGCACAACTAATCTAAAgctctgcatttatcaaatttgttcatcaaaattattaaaataggTTTTTATGTGACAGATCTAAAATCATACGTCAAATAATTTGCTTACAAATGGTGCTTATAGGCAGGTCAACGTCTCCCTGACTTGCCAAAGAATGCCTGTGAGGAATACACAACAATTGTGAGCCTAGCTGTCAGTGAGATCTGTTGCGGTCTGCAGAATGACCTTGATGATGAGGAGTCATTGTCATGGAAACAGAAACTGCATTCCTTGCTTCTCTATTCTCTGGTGAAGAAAAAGTACCAAGAGGCAGAGGTAttaaaactgtgaaaaaaagaataaaacctCATTCAGTTTGTTTTTTCAGCCCATTCCCcttctgaaaaataccctttaatttctatttctttttttgtaaatttgagGAGTATTGACCTCTTAACATATCCATAAATTTGTCGGTTTGTTGAATGATAATCAAaggtatgaaaataaactaGACGTGTTATGAATCATGTTTGTATTTCTCATCCCTTTCAAACTTTGGGCAAAACGAAAGAATTTTCCCATATCAAAGGGTCCCGCCACCATTCCTTTTTAAGTGAAAGAAAacactgttattttattaacatttatagcCAACATTAAACATTAGCCATATAAATCGTTTACTAGAAAAATATGATTCCTTGTGCTGCACTTGTGTTTTAGGATGGTCAAAGAAATTATTGTTTCtaatgtgtgtttgttgttcCCAGCCAAAGCCAGTTGTCCACCAGATTCCCACGTACACCAGTCAGGACTTACTCTCTGCCGGCCTGCCGACATTCAGCTGCCACCTGTATTTCCATGTCATCCAAAGGTGTAATATGGTACCACTGTTTCTTCAGGTAAGCTGTATAATGAGAAATATTTGCTCCTCTGAAACTTCATTACTCAGTTTTTAGCTTGTCTTTTTTTTTAGGAAAGTAGTCACGGGATTGATGAAGCCTTGGTATCATCGTCAGTGTTGTCATCTAGCCTAGGTGTTGAAAGCGTTGTCAACTTGTCATCATGCAAAACTTAAAGGCCCATAAGCTGTTACTTGAATGTATTAAGACTTCAAATGTAACAAacgttttacaaacatatgcaattgtacatgtatggcAAGTTCAAACTTCAATgccttaaatatttgtattgttaagCACCTtgttccattgaaaacaacaacaacagacaagctGTGGTCGTTGCTCTGTTGCGCtgttattaatataaaacattattatccTAAAATGTTAAATGGGCATGTAAATTCATAACTCATTAAGCATAGTAGTCAATTTTACTGATAATATgatctgtttatttttatttcagagtCTGAAATACTTGCCCCAGCAAACAGCTTCCATGATTTTCACCGACTTGTTGACACATTGTCAGGACCCGCCTGTCTCTGAACTAGATACAGAAACTATTACCATGGTAACAGAGAGTTTTTTTGCAAGGTGCTTGCTTGTTCCTGAAGAGAAAAACTCGGGCTTAGAAGAATTTCTTCTTCCACTGTCAACACAAAGAAAATACATCTGCACAATATATCCTGAAAGCCCTGATACTCATgagaaaggtcaaggtcagaacaaaaatttaaatgatcatttttGGAGAGGTGGAACTTCATTCTTTGATGATTATATTGAACAGCACCCTGAGTTAATAGAATCAGTGATGCAGCATATGGAAGGTGACTTAAATGAGACATTGAAATTAAAGAGAGAAAATGGTTGCTCAATAACTGTTGGAAGAGTAGGGATTTTATGTATGTTACTTGCATTTGAATCTAAtcaaaaagaaattgaaaattggATGGCCCATAATTTGTTTGGTACTGCTACATATTTACCACATGAAGTGCATAACAGCATAGCTGTGAATCCTCGAATAGCAAAATGCATTGGTAAAATTGTTACATTAGACAAAATGAAAGAATTCAAGAAAAGACTTGGCGAGTGGCTTAGTACATCAAgaaaagattttgaaaattgtaCAGTAAATGACATGACGCGAGcaaatattgaatgtaaaaatCTGACATCAGAAGGTCCTggaaatttatcattaaaagaGGATGGCAAAAATATTACATCAAATGGAAGCTGTAGTCTTCTGACATCAAAGGTAGATTATGAACATCTGACAGATACAGTTGTCGTACGGAATGATGTATTGAAAAGAAAGATTTTTGAAGATGAAGGAGGTGTATTTCACAATCTGACACAGTTTGGAGCTGATTTTCATGAAATTAGTGACGCATCAGTGGTGTATGGAGAATCATGGAGTGAGgatgtcacactggaagccctTCTATGGAGGATACAGATGTCAATGTCCCAGTTACATGGTAGGCATAGAAATGAAATGAGTAATACTCATCATAAatacacatgcaatacatatcacaaaatactagTCTGTATTCCACACCAGTGCAATACTGCCATCTTCCTCTGTGCTCACATCACATCATAAACGTATTACTAGTATTGCACAATGTTAAATTgacttcataaaacaaaaaagcatgtctttggacatttattatgaaaacatgtgttttttaagtattttaaccTTATGGATATACTAAAAGGGTTAATAGAAATGGGTTTCTATCCATAATGTCCTATTCAACTCTCATAAATTTTTGCAGAATTTAAATTTACTTGGCTAGCGCCACATGAAATCTGAACCTGCAAAATTCCACTTGAGTCAAATACAACCTCCCTGATCAAAGCGCAGTCCTaataatcttattttattttgttattcaaCTTCAAGCTATGTGTAGTTAATGTGTGATAGCTCCttataatattgatatgaacataataaatatacatctgTAGAACATATGTATACTTTTCCATAGGTCTGAGCGCCATTTTTTCCAAAGCCTAAGTTTGATTTTGTTCCTAGGGGATATTTTCAACAGTACATTCCTCATGTTAAAAATAGCACCTACAGTTGTGAAGAAATTGCTACTAAAATTATTGATGAAATGTGCCCTAAGCATTCATATTAGTTTTGTaatttgctttttaaagttgCGGCATACATTCAGACCCTGTTGCTAACTTCTCTCTTAAATTAGTGTCCCCTATTTTGTCTATTACAGCGGAAGCATGCATCCAGACTCTTCTGCAGCCTTCGTGCTTGCAGTTTTGGCTATCAGAAAGGTAAGgtgaatgtttcattttcatcaagGTCAATGTAGTTGTGATAATGGAGGTGAGTGTATATTGCACAAGTGTATGTTCGACCTTTGGTCTTGGTAACTTGgccatgcatttgttttttgaaataatttatatatgaaatgtattttcaCTACGATAGTGTGTCATGTGCAAGAAATGCTACAGAAACTTAGTCATAActtaaaataatcttaaatctgtaaaCATGTCACTCGTGGCATCAACGAGATTTGATAAATTTCCTTgaccttttttttcaattaacaaatttataacaaaataaaccaaCGTATTCAAACccaaattaaaatcatatttcagattgtatgaagttttacaGAACAAAGTTCATCTACTCAACAAAATGGGAAACCTGATGAAGTTTGTTGACATTTgtctttattatttacaaatggtGGATGTCAaccaaagggaagtaactggtCATCTGAAAAAACTTCTCTTTCTTGCTTTCCATGGATTATCTTCTCATGATCAGGATGAATTTGTTGCGGAAATACATAGTGCCAGGCCATATGAAGCAAAACAGATATTCCAAGCAGTGAACAAAAACAAGCTGACTCaggttttcaacaaaattacaGCTGATATAGATGAAACAGTAAGTATATTATATAACTGGGTGAGAAATCATGTGATTTAAAGGGCTTCTCACATTGGTCACTTGGGTttcaaccgatgtaaacaatcAATATTATATGTGATGTCTACTAAATTCCTagagttgaaattttggccaaggattgcatcactaaaatacaagcaaatctaaataAGTTTACACATGTTGAAGcagaaaatattatatatcttctataggctaagaaatattttcatatcttttctgtcaaaaaagttaaTATAGAAATTAACATGACTAAGATGTTTGTTTACggtacatcggttgtgacctgcttaattgaaatatgatttataaagaacatacatgtagtacaCTGCCAGGGTAAATGCATTTGTATGTTATTTGGtcaagataatattttatattatatgttgaGTATAAGTATCTTACATGAGGCGGAGTGGGAGATGCATCATGTAGCCCAACCAAAGACGGTGCAGAATATGTAACGGATACAAGGTTTACTGTACCCTCTGTATCATATACCAGGAAATGAAGGATGGGATGGGATTGTGTCTTGAAGACCAAACTTCtgtgatttgttttgttatgacCAGTTGTGTAACAATGGTGTCGATACCCCTGTATCTTCGGTATTTCATATTCAGGCAATGCAGGATGTGATGAGAATATGCCTTCAAGACCCAGCCTctgttgtagtttttttttgtttccagTTGTGTAGCAATGGTCTCCATATCCCTGTATCTTCCATATTTTGTATTCAGGCAATGCAGGATGTGATTGATTATGCCTTCAAGACCCAGCCTctgttgtagttttttttttgtttccagTTGTGTAGCAATGGTCTCCATATCCCTGTATATTCCATATTTTGTATTCAGGCAATGCAGGATGTGATGGGATTATGCCTTGTAGAACCAGCCTCTGTTGTCTTGcttgttgttttcaattgtgTAGCAATGGTCTCCATATCCCTGTATCTTCCATATTTTGTATTCAGGCAATGCAGGATGTGATTGATTATGCCTTGTAGAACCAGCCTCTGTTGTCTTGcttgttgttttcaattgtgTAGCAATGGTCTCCATATCCCTGTATCTTCCATATTTTGTATTCAGGCAATGCAGGATGTGATGGGATTATGCCTTCAAGACCCAATCCGTATCATCCGCTTTGTTGTGTCCAGTTGTGTGGCTAATGAACAGCAGGCAATCCATTGTGCACAGGTCAGTATTTCGTGAAGAGTAGAAAATGTTTAACCAGGTATTATGTATGATACGACTCATTCTCTCTTGCTTTTTAGCTAGCGAAATGCAGGAATGCTGTTATGCATAGCAAAAGGTTttggttcaatccccaccagatGCACAAAGCATAATTTTGTGCGAATTTTTATCAAGTGCAAACAACTGTGCACAATTTTTTAGGGGATgtcttattttacaattattttgaaacaagttattatatAACAACTTTGGTATTTTAATCAGACTAGTTCAATGACATGATGTCATGCCAGAATTAGTGTTAGAGGGGGGGAGGGGGAGTACCTCAGGGCACAAAATAATAGTGCATCATGGTGACCACCACCAAccaaattacagaaacaagaaAAGGAGTAAGACATGACTGGTCCAAGACTGTCGTCAGATAATGCAATACTCGACTAAGCTCTGTCCTTTGCAATGTTCTGTGGGAAAATTAACTGgcaaaatttgtttacaatgtcagcAAACAATTTCAGAGATTTAGCTTAGGATACAAAGCAAACTGTACATTATCATCTAATGAAATCATGGAGAGCATTAGTCAATATAGCTTCTGACTTGTAGTGCAAAGAAAATTGTGTCGAAGGTTCAAATCTCTCAAAAACTATAAACTTTtgtcatttcaatatatgtacaaaaagtattaaaacaaatctttgtCCTATGTGCTTGTGTAGTGTTATTTCAATGTGTACCTAGGGTGCTGACTATGTTGCACGACACACAATTTACATAGCAAATAACTGTTTCCTATCCCCAGGTGCTTGGCTACTTTCCACAGACCTGTCGAGCCTCATACTTGGTTTTCCCTGACATATCCCTCCTGACTGGAGCCATACAAGAATTTCTGCTACAGGACACACTGACAGACAAACAACAGAAATGCTTCGTTGTCTTTGTCAGAGAGCTCATGAAGG encodes:
- the LOC128223658 gene encoding uncharacterized protein LOC128223658, coding for MEVCPEYVVLQSAFQLAHEKAGQRLPDLPKNACEEYTTIVSLAVSEICCGLQNDLDDEESLSWKQKLHSLLLYSLVKKKYQEAEPKPVVHQIPTYTSQDLLSAGLPTFSCHLYFHVIQRCNMVPLFLQSLKYLPQQTASMIFTDLLTHCQDPPVSELDTETITMVTESFFARCLLVPEEKNSGLEEFLLPLSTQRKYICTIYPESPDTHEKGQGQNKNLNDHFWRGGTSFFDDYIEQHPELIESVMQHMEGDLNETLKLKRENGCSITVGRVGILCMLLAFESNQKEIENWMAHNLFGTATYLPHEVHNSIAVNPRIAKCIGKIVTLDKMKEFKKRLGEWLSTSRKDFENCTVNDMTRANIECKNLTSEGPGNLSLKEDGKNITSNGSCSLLTSKVDYEHLTDTVVVRNDVLKRKIFEDEGGVFHNLTQFGADFHEISDASVVYGESWSEDVTLEALLWRIQMSMSQLHAEACIQTLLQPSCLQFWLSERLYEVLQNKVHLLNKMGNLMKFVDICLYYLQMVDVNQREVTGHLKKLLFLAFHGLSSHDQDEFVAEIHSARPYEAKQIFQAVNKNKLTQVFNKITADIDETAMQDVMGLCLQDPIRIIRFVVSSCVANEQQAIHCAQVLGYFPQTCRASYLVFPDISLLTGAIQEFLLQDTLTDKQQKCFVVFVRELMKLKGKSPLRAAEFCDSVVLPHISIENLLSPLASVTIATEFALTLLMEVMQSRSAIFRPLDHLGAQINQGKEVNEDYVEVVAVVCIFAALLQECTFIWDNDFEAGGDLELDTVVVETGRRKLAVKEKVISIFPLLGKNLSQGKCTISENEADWLMTTLTDTHWTVKLRVAEMLSNAGHGQHYVSMVDQSFELSSEPLDLLTACALVSVDASLHTRTLETLLDIHTPSGYEDWIGALIQILPNLSSTEAHSVFQLLSQFIQRSEGLEWTYRVSSTLTLPGLDLTALQSVLYTSQLLSDTLVTMALTLTPDTLTTTIIQHVTQAYVSYIKHSCTSLQGSASQELFCLCEIFHQVMHVTLNLMSEVKSQPLVLLMHIVTKFKEVTKATGDGGAKNRMKQSMVSKSDAMKTLSGNNRKLVKNLENGMLAAVNGLDNENEEKHMLVKKLQESHASL